In one window of Agromyces badenianii DNA:
- a CDS encoding glycoside hydrolase family 3 N-terminal domain-containing protein, whose amino-acid sequence MRVKPRAFLPLMLAAALLSSTACAAAPLDAVPTRPAEPTPTVERVDPVAAWVDERMSQLTIEQKAASLFMLHAPGTDPAPLRALVDAGVSGLILMGDNVPAGPAELGALTTALQVDPEAPVLIGIDEEGGEVQRLPWDVAAAADTLRAEAPDAAEAAFAARAAVLAASGVTVNFGVVADVTADPESFLFGRVLGTDPVGSADRVAGAVAGEQGIVASTLKHFPGHGAAPGDSHSSIPTAPLGLDEWHAGPALPFASGIDSGAELVMTGHLSYPAVDTAPASLSPEWHRILREELGFAGVVVTDDMLMLQHNGLPEFADPGENAVRAVAAGADLLLYVLPADPSTMGISIDGLVAAIVVAVQSGRIGEARLDAAVERVLSLRRSLAG is encoded by the coding sequence ATGCGAGTGAAGCCACGGGCGTTCCTACCGCTCATGCTGGCGGCGGCCCTGCTGTCATCGACGGCGTGCGCCGCTGCCCCGCTCGATGCCGTGCCCACCCGCCCCGCCGAACCGACGCCCACAGTCGAGCGGGTGGATCCCGTCGCCGCGTGGGTCGACGAGCGGATGTCGCAGCTCACGATCGAGCAGAAGGCGGCTTCGCTGTTCATGCTGCACGCCCCGGGCACGGATCCGGCGCCGCTGCGGGCACTCGTGGACGCGGGCGTGTCGGGTCTCATCCTCATGGGTGACAATGTGCCCGCCGGGCCGGCCGAGCTCGGCGCACTCACGACGGCGTTGCAGGTCGACCCCGAGGCGCCCGTGCTCATCGGCATCGATGAAGAGGGCGGCGAGGTGCAGCGGTTGCCGTGGGACGTCGCGGCCGCCGCCGATACCTTGCGTGCCGAGGCTCCGGATGCAGCGGAGGCGGCGTTCGCCGCCCGCGCTGCCGTGCTCGCAGCGAGCGGTGTCACGGTGAACTTCGGCGTCGTGGCCGATGTCACGGCCGATCCGGAGTCGTTCCTCTTCGGACGCGTGCTCGGAACCGACCCGGTCGGCTCCGCCGACCGCGTCGCCGGTGCGGTCGCGGGGGAGCAGGGGATCGTCGCGAGCACGCTCAAGCACTTCCCAGGACACGGGGCGGCGCCCGGTGACTCGCATTCGAGCATCCCGACGGCACCGCTCGGCCTCGACGAATGGCACGCCGGACCGGCGCTGCCGTTCGCGAGCGGCATCGATTCGGGTGCCGAACTCGTGATGACCGGACACCTGAGCTACCCCGCGGTCGACACGGCGCCGGCGTCGCTCTCGCCCGAGTGGCACCGCATCCTCCGCGAGGAGCTCGGGTTCGCCGGCGTCGTCGTCACCGACGACATGCTGATGCTGCAGCACAACGGGCTGCCGGAGTTCGCCGACCCGGGTGAGAACGCCGTGCGGGCGGTCGCCGCGGGCGCCGACCTGCTCCTCTACGTGCTCCCGGCGGATCCGTCGACGATGGGCATCTCGATCGACGGCCTCGTCGCGGCGATCGTCGTTGCGGTGCAGTCGGGTCGCATCGGGGAGGCCCGTCTCGATGCGGCGGTCGAGCGTGTGCTGAGCCTGCGCCGCAGCCTCGCGGGCTGA
- a CDS encoding ABC-F family ATP-binding cassette domain-containing protein: protein MLAVHDLEIRIGARVLMEHVDFRVSDGDKIGLVGRNGAGKTTLTKTLAGETLPTAGRIDRSGEIGYLPQDPRSGDPEMLARTRILDARGLGQIALGMHEASMQMGSDDPAVAERAMKKYGNLTDRFNALGGYAAEAEAASIASNLNLPDRILDQPLKTLSGGQRRRIELARILFSDAETMILDEPTNHLDADSVVWLREFLKNYRGGVIVISHDVVLVGEVVNRVFYLDANRSAIDIYNMGWKHYQRQRAADEERRKKERMNAEKKAGVLQLQAAKFGAKASKAAAAHQMVARAEKLLAGLEEVRAVDRVAKLRFPTPAPCGRTPITASDLSKSYGSLEIFTAVDLAIDRGSKVVIIGLNGAGKTTLLRILAGVDAPDTGVVEAGHGLRVGYYAQEHETIDVKRSVLQNMVSASPNLTETEARKVLGSFLFTGDDVHKPAGVLSGGEKTRLALAMIVVSGANVLLLDEPTNNLDPASRAEILDALAHYEGSVVLVSHDPGAVEALNPERVLIMPDGTEDHWSREYQELIELA, encoded by the coding sequence GTGCTCGCCGTCCATGATCTCGAGATCCGCATCGGTGCGCGCGTGCTGATGGAGCACGTCGACTTCCGCGTCTCCGACGGTGACAAGATCGGCCTCGTCGGCCGGAACGGCGCCGGCAAGACCACTCTCACGAAGACGCTCGCCGGCGAGACGCTGCCCACCGCAGGTCGCATCGACCGCAGCGGCGAGATCGGCTACCTGCCTCAAGACCCGCGCTCAGGCGATCCCGAGATGCTCGCCCGCACCCGCATCCTCGATGCGCGCGGGCTCGGGCAGATCGCGCTCGGCATGCACGAGGCATCCATGCAGATGGGCAGCGACGACCCCGCGGTCGCCGAGCGCGCGATGAAGAAGTACGGCAACCTCACCGACCGCTTCAACGCGCTCGGCGGGTACGCCGCCGAAGCCGAGGCGGCTTCGATCGCATCGAACCTGAACCTGCCCGACCGCATCCTCGACCAGCCGCTGAAGACCCTCTCCGGCGGCCAGCGACGCCGCATCGAGCTCGCCCGCATCCTCTTCTCCGATGCCGAGACGATGATCCTCGACGAACCGACGAACCACCTCGACGCCGACTCCGTCGTCTGGCTTCGCGAGTTCCTGAAGAACTACCGGGGCGGCGTCATCGTGATCTCGCACGACGTCGTGCTCGTCGGCGAGGTCGTGAATCGCGTCTTCTACCTCGATGCGAACCGTTCGGCGATCGACATCTACAACATGGGCTGGAAGCACTATCAGCGTCAGCGCGCCGCCGACGAGGAGCGTCGCAAGAAGGAGCGGATGAACGCCGAGAAGAAGGCGGGAGTCCTGCAACTGCAGGCCGCGAAGTTCGGAGCGAAGGCCTCGAAGGCCGCGGCGGCGCACCAGATGGTCGCTCGCGCCGAGAAGCTCCTCGCGGGCCTCGAGGAGGTGCGCGCCGTCGACCGCGTCGCGAAGCTGCGTTTCCCGACGCCGGCCCCGTGCGGCCGCACGCCGATCACCGCATCCGACCTCTCGAAGAGCTACGGCTCGCTCGAGATCTTCACCGCGGTCGATCTCGCGATCGACCGCGGATCGAAGGTCGTCATCATCGGCCTGAACGGTGCCGGCAAGACGACGCTCCTGCGCATCCTCGCGGGCGTCGACGCACCCGACACCGGCGTCGTCGAGGCCGGTCACGGCTTGCGCGTCGGCTACTACGCCCAGGAGCACGAGACCATCGACGTCAAGCGTTCGGTGCTCCAGAACATGGTCAGCGCCTCGCCGAACCTCACCGAGACCGAGGCGCGCAAGGTGCTCGGCTCGTTCCTCTTCACGGGCGACGACGTGCACAAGCCCGCCGGAGTGCTGTCGGGCGGCGAGAAGACGCGTCTCGCACTCGCGATGATCGTCGTCTCAGGTGCGAACGTGCTGCTCCTCGACGAACCGACCAACAACCTCGACCCGGCGAGCCGTGCCGAGATCCTCGACGCACTCGCGCACTACGAGGGCTCCGTCGTGCTCGTCTCGCACGACCCCGGAGCGGTCGAGGCGCTGAACCCCGAGCGTGTGCTCATCATGCCCGACGGCACCGAAGACCACTGGAGCCGCGAGTACCAGGAGCTCATCGAACTGGCCTGA
- a CDS encoding Lrp/AsnC family transcriptional regulator, protein MQQVPHRNDALDSIDRRIVAELSRDGRLSVRTLAERVHISRTAAHNRVQQLQQRGVITGFGAHIDRKAIGLDISALVVVRIGEVSWESIAEKLATLPFVEKVQAVSGDIDIILTVSAPDHEQLSQAILRDIHDMPGVVSTRSHLILAEIEGHPPAQTLDIWHT, encoded by the coding sequence ATGCAGCAGGTACCGCACCGCAATGACGCGCTCGACAGCATCGACCGTCGCATCGTCGCCGAGCTGAGTCGCGACGGGAGGCTCTCGGTGCGCACGCTCGCCGAGCGGGTGCACATCTCACGCACCGCGGCGCACAATCGAGTGCAGCAACTCCAGCAGCGCGGCGTCATCACCGGTTTCGGCGCCCACATCGACCGCAAGGCGATCGGCCTCGACATCTCAGCGCTCGTCGTCGTGCGCATCGGCGAGGTCTCGTGGGAGTCGATCGCAGAGAAGCTCGCGACCCTGCCCTTCGTCGAGAAGGTGCAGGCCGTCTCGGGCGACATCGACATCATCCTCACGGTGAGTGCACCCGATCACGAGCAGCTGAGCCAGGCGATCCTCCGCGACATCCACGACATGCCCGGCGTCGTGTCGACGCGATCGCACCTGATCCTCGCCGAGATCGAGGGTCATCCGCCCGCGCAGACGCTGGACATCTGGCACACCTGA
- a CDS encoding winged helix DNA-binding domain-containing protein, which produces MPDLASDARVRAARLESHGLSHGLPSVAAAVRRLGAVQAQDFAASKWVVGSRVRGSVAADVDAAIESREVLRSWPMRGTLHLVPAESLRDILAITGPRILQRATATHRELGLDAGVYATARRVAERELEGGRSLSRDELQAAWQSAGIETTGQRGYHLIWWLAQDAVLCCGPVEGSGQRFVLLDEWSPRAAPMSTRDETLARLFISYVTGHGPATVHDFAWWAALTLTDARAALAGAGDAVAAFDGERFVGADHGRSSGHAGSDVSSTPLPTRSGGQHVLAAFDEYYLGYRDRGPVCHPDHARRVVPGANGVFQPTLVQNGRVVGLWRPLKRARATSVTLDGFDGPLNPARFTPRLREWARFWGRELGEVSVLT; this is translated from the coding sequence ATGCCGGATCTCGCCAGCGACGCCCGCGTTCGCGCCGCGCGACTCGAATCGCACGGGCTCTCGCACGGCCTGCCGTCGGTCGCTGCGGCGGTGCGACGTCTCGGCGCCGTGCAGGCGCAAGACTTCGCCGCGTCGAAATGGGTCGTCGGCTCGCGCGTGCGCGGTTCGGTCGCCGCCGACGTCGATGCCGCGATCGAGTCGCGCGAGGTGCTCCGCTCGTGGCCGATGCGAGGCACCCTGCACCTCGTGCCCGCCGAGTCGTTGCGCGACATCCTCGCGATCACCGGCCCGCGCATCCTGCAGCGCGCCACCGCCACGCACCGCGAGCTCGGGCTCGATGCCGGGGTGTACGCGACCGCGCGGCGCGTCGCCGAGCGCGAGCTCGAGGGCGGTCGTTCGCTCTCTCGCGACGAACTGCAGGCGGCGTGGCAGTCCGCCGGAATCGAGACCACCGGTCAGCGGGGGTACCACCTGATCTGGTGGCTCGCCCAAGACGCCGTGCTGTGCTGCGGGCCCGTCGAGGGTTCCGGCCAACGGTTCGTGCTCCTCGACGAGTGGTCGCCGCGGGCCGCACCGATGTCGACCCGCGACGAGACCCTGGCGCGGCTGTTCATCTCGTATGTCACCGGGCACGGTCCTGCCACGGTGCACGACTTCGCCTGGTGGGCGGCACTGACGCTCACCGATGCCCGCGCGGCCCTCGCCGGCGCGGGCGATGCGGTCGCCGCGTTCGACGGCGAGCGATTCGTCGGCGCCGACCATGGCCGCTCGTCGGGCCACGCGGGGTCAGACGTGTCGTCGACGCCCCTGCCCACGAGATCCGGGGGTCAGCATGTGCTCGCCGCCTTCGACGAGTACTACCTCGGCTATCGAGACCGGGGCCCGGTCTGCCACCCCGACCACGCTCGACGGGTGGTGCCGGGGGCGAACGGCGTCTTCCAGCCGACCCTCGTGCAGAACGGCCGAGTCGTCGGACTCTGGCGACCGCTCAAGCGTGCGCGCGCGACATCCGTGACGCTCGACGGCTTCGATGGCCCGCTGAACCCGGCCCGGTTCACTCCGAGACTGCGCGAGTGGGCGAGGTTCTGGGGACGAGAGCTCGGTGAGGTCTCCGTACTCACGTGA
- a CDS encoding S1C family serine protease: MSEIGEERTRERPSRGWVWIVVAIAVVLGLIAGFIGGLLGRNIGAPAPSASPTPAAVSSAGAVCDATTVSNEVLPAVVTISATNGAEGGVGTGEIIRDDGYIVTNNHVISVAANGGEITVLYSSGETAPATLVGRDPRADLAVLKVDHSSPLPTIELGSSEQVQVGQPVVALGAPLGLSGTVTAGIVSAVGRDVTVPSDDDQTTLLAGAIQTDAAINPGNSGGPLVDCDGRLIGINTAIATVPTSSGESGGGSVGIGFAVPVDRAISIVDQIIETGSASYPYFGVAVAAISANSAADFGVEAGLYVASVVAGGPAAEAGIQAGDIILTVDGEPATSPETLTAITLEAQPGDEVEIGYLRDGMTATTTVTLQEAPRS; the protein is encoded by the coding sequence ATGTCGGAAATCGGTGAAGAGCGCACCCGTGAGCGGCCGAGTCGTGGATGGGTCTGGATCGTCGTCGCGATCGCGGTCGTGCTCGGCCTGATCGCGGGATTCATCGGCGGTCTGCTGGGGCGGAATATCGGCGCGCCGGCTCCGTCCGCATCGCCGACTCCTGCAGCCGTCTCCTCGGCCGGCGCCGTGTGCGACGCGACGACGGTCTCGAACGAGGTGCTGCCGGCGGTCGTGACGATCTCTGCGACGAACGGCGCCGAGGGGGGTGTCGGAACCGGCGAGATCATCCGCGATGACGGCTACATCGTCACGAACAACCACGTGATCTCGGTCGCGGCGAACGGCGGCGAGATCACCGTGCTCTACAGCAGCGGCGAGACGGCTCCCGCGACGCTCGTCGGGCGCGACCCCCGTGCCGACCTCGCCGTACTCAAGGTCGACCACTCGAGCCCGTTGCCGACGATCGAGCTCGGCAGTTCGGAGCAGGTTCAGGTCGGACAACCGGTCGTCGCCCTCGGCGCCCCGCTCGGGCTCTCGGGCACCGTGACCGCCGGCATCGTCAGCGCTGTGGGGCGAGACGTGACCGTTCCGAGCGACGACGACCAGACCACGCTGCTCGCTGGGGCGATCCAGACGGATGCCGCGATCAACCCCGGCAACTCCGGTGGCCCCCTCGTCGACTGCGACGGCAGGCTGATCGGCATCAACACGGCGATCGCCACGGTGCCCACCTCCTCGGGCGAATCGGGCGGCGGCAGCGTGGGAATCGGTTTCGCGGTTCCCGTCGATCGTGCGATCTCGATCGTCGACCAGATCATCGAGACCGGCAGCGCGAGCTATCCGTACTTCGGTGTGGCCGTCGCCGCGATCTCGGCGAACTCCGCCGCCGACTTCGGCGTCGAGGCCGGCCTCTACGTCGCCTCGGTCGTCGCCGGGGGACCCGCCGCTGAAGCCGGGATCCAGGCCGGGGACATCATCCTCACCGTCGACGGTGAGCCGGCGACCAGTCCGGAGACCTTGACGGCGATCACCCTCGAAGCCCAACCGGGGGACGAGGTCGAGATCGGGTACCTGCGCGACGGAATGACGGCGACCACGACCGTGACGCTGCAGGAAGCACCCCGGAGCTGA
- a CDS encoding DUF3099 domain-containing protein: MKQQQAITTLPPSPEAERRSRMIKYTIAMSIRVLCIFALLFAKGWWLAVFAAGAILLPYFAVVLANVSGPTRQPRVLRPGGLVRSTPPQMPQPTESPIDDTKFPLPDDGATNPSDAGGPTPTPTSDSRDDERGAA, encoded by the coding sequence ATGAAGCAGCAGCAGGCGATCACGACGCTGCCTCCCTCGCCCGAAGCGGAGCGGCGGTCGCGCATGATCAAGTACACGATCGCGATGTCGATTCGTGTGCTCTGCATCTTCGCGCTGCTCTTCGCGAAGGGCTGGTGGCTCGCGGTGTTCGCCGCGGGAGCCATCCTCCTCCCGTACTTCGCCGTCGTGCTCGCGAACGTGAGCGGACCCACCAGGCAGCCGCGGGTGCTGCGCCCCGGCGGGCTCGTGCGGAGCACTCCCCCGCAGATGCCGCAACCGACGGAGTCCCCGATCGACGATACGAAGTTTCCGTTGCCCGATGACGGCGCGACGAACCCGAGCGACGCGGGTGGGCCGACGCCGACGCCGACGAGCGATTCCCGCGACGACGAACGCGGTGCCGCATGA
- a CDS encoding SURF1 family protein: MNDWRFLLHRRWAGYLVLTIIFAIVSSALGTWQLNRRAEALAEVARIDANYDAEAVPVAEALPDPASFDIDQRWQVVSLSGEYLVDEEVVVRNRPFEGSSGFQVVTPFRLDDGTVFMIDRGWIAQNSAGRPSDVPAPPAGHVEVEARLKAGEGRIEGRTSTGVEFATIDLEELSERVGEPSYTAAYGVLVQSGADADEPPLAAARPERDEGPHLSYALQWFVFALMAFIGLAWAANQERKAIAEASGSMDASTRAPRKPRQPKRDVDADLEDGVLDRR, translated from the coding sequence GTGAACGACTGGCGCTTCCTCCTGCACCGCCGATGGGCGGGCTACCTCGTGCTCACGATCATCTTCGCGATCGTGAGCTCGGCGCTCGGCACCTGGCAGCTCAATCGGCGCGCAGAGGCGCTCGCCGAGGTCGCCCGTATCGATGCGAACTACGACGCCGAGGCCGTTCCCGTCGCCGAGGCGCTGCCCGATCCCGCCTCGTTCGACATCGACCAGCGGTGGCAGGTCGTCTCCCTGTCGGGTGAGTACCTCGTCGATGAGGAGGTGGTGGTGCGAAACCGGCCGTTCGAGGGGAGCTCGGGCTTCCAGGTCGTCACCCCGTTCCGGCTCGACGACGGCACCGTGTTCATGATCGATCGCGGATGGATCGCCCAGAACTCCGCCGGGCGGCCGAGCGATGTGCCGGCCCCGCCGGCCGGGCACGTCGAGGTCGAGGCGCGGCTGAAGGCGGGCGAGGGCCGCATCGAAGGCCGAACGTCGACGGGTGTCGAGTTCGCCACGATCGACCTCGAAGAGCTCTCCGAGCGCGTCGGCGAGCCGAGCTACACCGCGGCGTACGGCGTGCTCGTGCAATCCGGCGCCGATGCCGACGAGCCCCCGCTGGCCGCGGCGCGACCCGAGCGCGACGAGGGGCCGCACCTCTCCTATGCGCTGCAGTGGTTCGTCTTCGCGTTGATGGCCTTCATCGGCCTCGCGTGGGCGGCCAATCAGGAGCGCAAGGCCATCGCCGAGGCATCCGGTTCGATGGATGCCTCGACGCGCGCGCCGCGCAAACCGAGACAGCCGAAACGCGACGTCGACGCCGATCTCGAAGACGGCGTGCTCGACCGGCGCTGA
- a CDS encoding oxygenase MpaB family protein, producing MHEATHDDHERAVFRRHGAEGVLLLGGGAAILLQLADPRVARGVARHSAFRERPLDRLIGTLDYVYAIGFGSEHVAAEAVRTVNRRHAPVRGDADDEHPAYTAFDADAQRWVASTLLAVALELHERIDGPLPEETADTIVRGYAPLGSRLQASGEAWPATRAEFDAWWNERLAALAVGDDARTVARSLLSETSGLPVGAGLLLPLVRLVTAALLPEPVRAAYGFRWTPRVERVANGWLDAIGVVWPLLPRVIRHAPMRISLRRAERQSRYSGNGPRGR from the coding sequence ATGCACGAAGCGACGCACGACGATCACGAACGCGCGGTGTTCCGCCGGCACGGCGCCGAGGGCGTGCTGCTGCTCGGCGGCGGCGCCGCGATTCTGCTGCAGCTGGCCGATCCGCGGGTGGCGCGCGGCGTCGCCCGGCACAGCGCGTTCCGTGAGCGCCCGCTCGACCGCCTGATCGGCACCCTCGACTACGTCTACGCGATCGGCTTCGGAAGTGAGCACGTCGCCGCCGAGGCGGTGCGCACCGTCAATCGTCGCCACGCCCCCGTGCGCGGTGACGCCGACGACGAGCACCCGGCATACACCGCGTTCGACGCCGATGCCCAACGATGGGTCGCCTCGACGCTGCTCGCGGTCGCCCTCGAGTTGCACGAGCGCATCGACGGGCCGCTGCCCGAGGAGACCGCCGACACGATCGTCCGCGGCTACGCTCCGCTCGGCTCCCGGCTCCAGGCGTCGGGTGAAGCGTGGCCGGCGACGAGGGCCGAGTTCGACGCCTGGTGGAACGAACGACTCGCGGCTCTCGCCGTCGGCGACGATGCGCGCACCGTCGCGCGGAGCCTGCTCTCCGAGACCTCCGGCCTGCCGGTCGGCGCCGGCCTGCTGCTGCCGCTCGTGCGCCTCGTGACGGCCGCCCTGCTGCCTGAACCGGTGCGCGCGGCCTACGGCTTCCGGTGGACCCCGCGGGTCGAGCGGGTGGCGAACGGATGGCTCGACGCGATCGGCGTCGTCTGGCCGCTCCTTCCCCGCGTGATCAGGCACGCGCCGATGCGAATATCGCTTCGACGCGCCGAGCGCCAAAGCCGCTACTCTGGGAATGGACCACGAGGACGTTGA
- a CDS encoding beta-ketoacyl-ACP reductase, translated as MTTSRTVLVTGGNRGIGFAIASEFIAQGHRVAVTARSGEGPEGSLTVRADVTDAASVDAAFTEIEAALGPVEVVVANAGITRDTLLLRMSEDEFTSVIDTNLTGAFRVVKRASKGMLKARFGRIVLISSVVGLYGSAGQVNYSASKAGLVGMARSLTRELGARNITANVVAPGFIETDMTDALPEAQQAEYRKSIPLARFATPDEVAKVVAWVAGDDAGYISGAVIPVDGGLGMGH; from the coding sequence ATGACGACGAGCCGCACCGTTCTCGTGACCGGTGGCAATCGAGGCATCGGCTTCGCGATCGCCAGCGAGTTCATCGCGCAAGGGCACCGGGTCGCCGTCACCGCGCGCTCGGGTGAAGGGCCGGAGGGCTCGCTCACCGTACGCGCCGACGTCACCGATGCGGCATCCGTCGACGCGGCGTTCACCGAGATCGAGGCCGCACTCGGCCCCGTCGAGGTCGTCGTCGCCAACGCCGGCATCACCCGTGACACCCTGCTGCTGCGCATGAGCGAAGACGAGTTCACGAGTGTCATCGACACGAACCTCACCGGTGCGTTCCGGGTCGTCAAGCGTGCGTCGAAGGGCATGCTGAAGGCCCGATTCGGCCGGATCGTGCTGATCTCGAGCGTCGTCGGCCTCTACGGCTCCGCCGGCCAGGTGAACTACTCGGCGTCGAAGGCGGGGCTCGTCGGCATGGCCCGATCGCTCACCCGCGAGCTCGGTGCCCGAAACATCACTGCGAACGTCGTGGCACCGGGCTTCATCGAGACCGACATGACCGACGCACTGCCCGAGGCGCAGCAGGCGGAATACCGGAAGAGCATTCCGCTCGCCCGGTTCGCGACGCCCGACGAGGTCGCGAAGGTCGTCGCCTGGGTCGCCGGCGACGACGCCGGCTACATCTCGGGAGCCGTCATTCCGGTCGATGGCGGACTCGGCATGGGTCACTAG
- a CDS encoding YceI family protein yields MTTTASTIEIPGYRAGTWKIDTAHSEVGFSIRHLMISKVKGKFERFDATFVTAENPLDSSVTASVEVASITTNEPNRDAHLRTGDFFEAETYPTIDFVSTGVRVEKGDFKVDGDLTIRGITKPVTFDFDFGGFGGDPYGNYKGGATAKTVINREDFGLHYNAALETGGVLLGEQVTITLELQAALEQ; encoded by the coding sequence ATGACGACCACTGCCTCGACGATCGAGATTCCCGGATACCGCGCCGGCACCTGGAAGATCGACACCGCCCACAGCGAGGTCGGCTTCAGCATCCGCCATCTCATGATCAGCAAGGTCAAGGGCAAGTTCGAGCGCTTCGACGCGACGTTCGTCACCGCGGAGAACCCGCTCGACTCGAGCGTGACCGCGTCGGTCGAGGTCGCCTCGATCACGACCAACGAGCCGAACCGTGACGCGCACCTGCGCACCGGCGACTTCTTCGAGGCCGAGACCTATCCGACCATCGACTTCGTCTCCACCGGTGTTCGCGTCGAGAAGGGCGACTTCAAGGTCGACGGCGATCTCACCATCCGCGGCATCACGAAGCCCGTCACCTTCGACTTCGACTTCGGCGGCTTCGGCGGCGACCCCTACGGCAACTACAAGGGCGGCGCCACGGCGAAGACCGTGATCAACCGCGAGGACTTCGGGCTGCACTACAACGCCGCCCTCGAGACCGGCGGTGTGCTCCTCGGCGAGCAGGTCACCATCACGCTCGAGCTGCAGGCCGCGCTCGAGCAGTAG
- the pdhA gene encoding pyruvate dehydrogenase (acetyl-transferring) E1 component subunit alpha, with product MSLNVEHAPVRTLPSEKPLRLLDNAGHAITGAATGGFELPDTDTLLELYRKMVVARRFDVQVTALTKQGRLATYPSAYGQEACEIGAVSALTADDWLFPTYRDSIALLTRGIEPADILTSFRGDWHNGYDQHVHRTAAQATPLATQALHAVGLSHAARLRRDPIVALSFLGDGATSEGDAHEAFNFAAVWQTPTVFVVQNNQFAISVPLERQTRAATLADKAVGYGMPGFHVDGNDIAAMYAVTRAAVDRARDGGGPTLIEGVTYRIEAHTNSDDPTRYRTARDVEHWKRRDPIERLEKYLVSEGALTEAMRTEIADAAEQLAARTRDVMTSEAELDPLELFDHVYGRQRPALLEQRAALEAEIAAGAFASHQGAAR from the coding sequence ATGAGCCTCAATGTCGAGCACGCGCCCGTTCGCACCCTTCCGTCGGAGAAGCCGCTGCGGCTGCTCGACAACGCCGGCCATGCGATCACGGGTGCGGCGACCGGTGGCTTCGAGCTTCCCGACACCGACACACTGCTCGAGCTCTACCGCAAGATGGTCGTCGCCCGCCGCTTCGATGTGCAAGTCACCGCCCTCACGAAGCAGGGCCGCCTCGCCACCTACCCCTCGGCCTACGGTCAGGAGGCCTGCGAGATCGGTGCCGTGTCGGCGCTCACCGCCGACGACTGGCTGTTCCCGACCTACCGCGACAGCATCGCGCTGCTCACCCGCGGCATCGAGCCCGCCGACATCCTCACCTCGTTCCGCGGCGACTGGCACAACGGCTACGACCAGCACGTGCATCGCACCGCCGCACAGGCGACGCCGCTCGCGACACAGGCGCTGCACGCGGTCGGGCTCTCGCACGCGGCACGGCTGCGCCGCGACCCGATCGTCGCCCTGAGCTTCCTCGGCGACGGTGCCACGAGCGAGGGCGATGCGCACGAGGCGTTCAACTTCGCCGCGGTCTGGCAGACGCCGACCGTCTTCGTCGTGCAGAACAACCAGTTCGCGATCAGCGTGCCGCTCGAACGCCAGACGCGGGCTGCGACGCTCGCCGACAAGGCCGTCGGCTACGGCATGCCCGGCTTCCACGTCGACGGCAACGACATCGCCGCGATGTACGCCGTCACGCGAGCAGCCGTCGACCGCGCCCGCGACGGCGGCGGTCCCACCCTCATCGAAGGCGTCACCTACCGCATCGAGGCGCACACCAACTCCGACGACCCGACCCGCTACCGCACCGCGCGCGACGTCGAGCACTGGAAGCGCCGTGACCCCATCGAACGCCTCGAGAAGTACCTCGTCTCCGAGGGCGCGCTCACCGAGGCGATGCGCACCGAGATCGCGGATGCCGCGGAACAACTCGCGGCCCGCACGCGCGACGTCATGACGAGCGAGGCCGAACTCGACCCGCTCGAGCTCTTCGATCACGTCTACGGGCGGCAGCGCCCCGCCCTCCTCGAGCAGCGCGCAGCCCTCGAGGCCGAGATCGCCGCCGGCGCCTTCGCGAGCCACCAGGGAGCCGCACGATGA